DNA from Thermoplasma acidophilum DSM 1728:
AAGGGCCATCATAGACGGAAAGCCGGACTTCACCGTGGACAGCGCCCTCACCTCACTGGTGCTCTTTGGAATGAAGGATGCGGACGATCCAAAGGTTATTTCTACCATGCAGAGGATATCTGAAGACCTATGGGTGAATGGCGTTGGAGGCATAGCGCGCTACCAGAACGACAGATACATGAGGGTGAAGGACGATCCAAGCGTTCCTGGAAATCCCTGGATAATAACCACGCTGTGGATGGCAAGATACTATATGCGTTTTGGTGATTTTGAAAAGGCCTGGAACCTCATACAGTGGGTCAAGTCACACAGACAGAAATCCGGAATATTTTCGGAGCAGATAAATCCATACAATGGCGAACCTTTATCCGTATCTCCTCTGGTATGGAGTCATTCTGAATTTATAATATCGCTTCTTGAATATTCGGATCTAATAAGAAACAGGTCATGAATCTGAATACAGAATTTTTTATATTGCATGGCAATTTAAGGGCATGGATATAAGGGGGAAGGAGATTCTGGTCACCGGCGGTGCCGGTTTCATAGGTTCAAACCTTGTCATAAGGCTTGCTAAGGAGAACCATGTTTATGTTCTAGATGACCTTCAGACTGGTTCGCTACGCAATCTCTCGTCCGTTTACGATGGTATAGATTTTGTAAAGGATCGTGTTGCAAACGTGAACGATTACTGCTTCGATCCAGATTATATATTCCATATCGGGCTTTATTCATCTTCACCCATGTACAAGGACAATCCTCATCTTGTGGGCGAACTCATAAAGGACATGGTTTCTGTTCTAGAACTTGCGAAAAGGAAGAAGAGTACTGTGGTTTATGCTTCCACATCCTCCATATACAATGGCGTGAAACCCCCGCACAGGGAAGATGTGATACCATTCGTCACGGACTTCTATACAGAGGCTAGGTATGCGACTGAGAGGATCAGCGAACTTTATTCAAAGCTTTACGGAATCAACATATCTGCGATGAGATTCTTCTCCGTATACGGATACAATGAAAGATCCAAGAAGAAGTTCGCAAACCTCGTTTCGCAGTTCATATGGGATATGCACGATGGCAAACAGCCAGTGATATACGGCGATGGCGAACAGAAAAGAGACTTCGTGTTTGTGGACGACGTGGTTGACGCTCTGATCAACGCAGCTGTTTACAACACTGGCTTCAACGTGTACAATGTAGGAACCGGAAAGAACTACTCGCTCAATGAACTTGTGCAAAAACTGAACGATCACATGCACACTGATATCAAGGCCAAATATGTGGAGAACCCAATGGCCAAAACATATGTCCACGAAACCCTTGCGGATACCAAGAAATCTGAAGAAAAGATAAAATTCAAGGCCAAGATCAGCCTCGACGAAGGCATAGATAAGCTCATGAAATATTACGGATACTGATCCGTAAGCTATTGATCTTTTTTCTAAAAATTTTCATGACTTGTGCAGTGCAGGTATCTCTTGAAATTTTAGGATGTCACCTGTCCTGATAGTAGATTATGCGTGAACCCTCGAAATCAAAATCATAGTCCATCTGCCTCAAGCCCAACTCCTTCAGGTTTTCCCTCTTGTTGTGATCGATGAAGAAGAGCAGAAAGCCGCCGCCTCCAGCACCTATCAGCTTGCCCCCGTATGCGCCAAGCTCCTTTGCCCTAATGTAGAGGCGATCTATGAGGTCATTTGTGATCTTTCCAGAGAGCTTCCTCTTAAGCATCCAGTTCCTGTCCATTATCTCGCCAAGCTCCTTTATATCGCTGGCGTAAAGCTTCACAGCGAATTCCTCGGCAAGCTTCTTCATCTCCAGATACTCCTGTATGTGATCGTCTATCTTCGATATCTGATCAGTATGGATATCGGTTGATGATCTCTCAACCCCAGTATACAGTAATGCCGTATTGTCGCGCAGGTATTTCAAGCGTTCCGTATTAAGCGGTATCGGTTTTACGCGCACTTCACCGTTTTGAAAGAACTGGAGCAGGTCTATGCCACCGTAAGCTGCCATGTACTGATCCTGCTTTCCACCGGCTTCTCTGAGTATTTCCCTCTCTATCTTCACTGCTTCTTCCGCAAGAGTCTCATTTGAAACGTATTCTGATTTATAAGCATGCAGTGCATTCAATAACCCGACGAGAAACGATGATGATGATCCAAGACCCGTACCCTGCGATGGCACATCGCTTATGGAAAGTATTTCAATTCCCCCATCCAGCTCGAGAAGCCTGAGGGCTTCCCTGACAGTGGGATGCCTTATCTCATCGACTTTATCCACGATTTCGGTTCTGGAGTATGAAACCCTGATCTTGCTATCGAACTTCTTGTTGACGATTATGTATATGTACCTGTTTATTGCAGCCGATACCACGGATCCGCCATGCCTGGTATAGAAGTCAGGCAAATCTGTTCCGCCACCAACAAATGTTATCCTCAATGGGGTTCGAGTGATTATCATCCGCGTAAAAATCACTTCTGATCTATTTAATCTTTGTTTGTGTATCGATCACTGCCTATTCCATGCGATCTAGGTTCAGATGGCATCTGGTGATTACGATTGGGCACATATATACACCAGGCATGGTATTCATGATCAAGAAAAAGTTTCAATTAGTATTTTTACATTAAGCATAGGATAACCATAAAAGCCCACGACATTGTTATAGGACTGATCGTCGCCGCCATCGGTGGAATAATATTCACAGTAAGTCTGTACCTAGGAATAGCCGATATAATAATTGGAATAGTGCTTCTCTTCTTTGGCCTTGAATTGCACATACCGGTAGGATCGAAGCAGGACGTCAGGTTCGAAGGAAAAGTGAGGTATGAATGGGCTATAAAAGAAGGGCTTGCAAGAATAGCTGATGGCCGCATGCATGTTGACAAGGGCGTATTTCTCAGCATAATGGAAAAGTCAAAGGAAGCGCTGAATTACTCGGACAACATCCCTGAGTTCGGCATGGAAGCCATATACCTTTACTTCTCCAACCGCGAAAGGGCAATGCACATAGCAGAAGAACTCAGATCTGCCGGTGTTAAGGCCGATGTTCAGGACGATAAGGTGGGAAGCACACTTAAGATCAGTTTCATCGTTCAATCGGACAGATCTGATAAGTAAGTTGTTTATAGACAAGTTTTTAAGCCATGGTTCAATGCAAGACCATGAACAGCGATCCGACCCGCGAAAGAATACTTCACGGGCTGATTACGCTATATATACTCAAGGAACTCGTGAAGCGGCCCATGCACGGTTACGAGCTTCAAAAGAGCATGTTTGAGACCACAGGCCAGGCTCTTCCGCAGGGATCCATATACATACTGCTGAAGACCATGAAGGAGAGGGGTTTTGTAATTTCGGAGTCTTCGGTCAATGAGAAAGGCCAGCAGTTAACCGTTTACCATATAACCGATGCTGGGAAAAAATTCCTTTGCGATCACTCTCAGGCCCTGCAGCTGGCCAGGAAGATCATCGATGATCTTCTCAGCACGGTGGATATAATAGAGAACAGGAATTGATAAGCTATTTATAGATAAATGACATATTGATGTATGGAAAAAATAAGGATCATAGCTGCACCAGGTCCAGTATCTTATCCAATAATAGCTGCGAGATCTGATATATTCGATATAGTTTTTGATAAGGAACAGAAAGGAGACATAGTTCTGGATTCAACGGTATCGCTCGTGAAGCGTGGCATAAAATTCAATCTATCTCTCATAAGGGGATTATCCGTGATCTCACCCCAGATCGGAAGGAAGATCGCTGTTTGGAGGCGAGGGAGTGCAAACGATGTTCTCCTGAAAATAGCACTGGATCTTGAAAAGATGCGTTCTGACATAGTCTATGCCGAAGATCAGAAGGAGATCTTGGAACTACTGAACAGTGGGAAGGTCGATTCTGCAGTTCTGGCCTCGCCTTTCGGGAGTGGCATAAGATTTGAAGATCTTTTCAGGAAGCACGATCTTGAAATGCCTGGCAGCTGCGGAGCCTACGTTCGCGAAGATCTCATAGATACATTCGCAGGGGAGTACAGGAAGGGCATAGAAAAAATGAGATCCGATCCAGAGAATACATCAAAATACGTGGCTTCAGTGCTTCCGATGAAGGTGGATCCGAAGTTCATAGCTGGCACAATACTTAAATCGGACGTTTCGCCAGAACTCGTATTTGATGCGACAGCATTTGCTGAGACTGTTAAAAAATACCTGAACTGAAGATGGTGATCATGTCTAGGGAGAATGGTGGCGGGCTTTCCTTCATCACAATGTTGGTCATCATAGTGTCCATAACGTTCGCAGTCAGGGGAAGCAACAACATGTACATGACAGAGATACCGCTCATCGCCCGCTACGTGTTTCACTATGGAGAATTTTTCGTCGGATCCATCTCCGCGCTAGCCGCTGTCGGCACGTTTCTCATGAGTGCATTAATAAATTCCAGGTTGCGTTCTAGGGAAAGGCGTTACGTCTTCATAGCATCATCCCTGATTTATGCAATAATCTTTCCGTTGTTCTACCTGTCCAATGCCATAACTATATGGCCAGTGGTCTTTGTAGCTGGCTTCTCCCTCGGAGCTCTGATGCCAAACATTATAACGTCCGCCGGCCTGCTTCCGGACAGAAAGCAGAGGGAACGATTGCTTTCGATTTACACGCTCACGCTGAGCATATCTCTGGTCGTTGGTCCCGCCCTGGAAGGATATCTACTGGGATTCATGCCACTTCTGAAAACCTTCCTCGTCTTCAGCGTATTTCCAGTAATCGTATTCGCACTCTCGTTCTTTCTTAAATTCCCGGATGAGAACGGCGCAAGAAAGATACAAAGTGGCGACGTTGTCAGGAACCACGGGTTCAGAGCAGCCGTGTACAACATAATGACCTACAACATTCCATTCGCATTCATACTCACCTTCGGAGGAATATATGCGATGTCTCGCTTCGGCGTAACGTATTCAACGGTAACGCTGATGTTTGCCAGCTTTTTCTTCACGTCATTCCTGAGCAGGA
Protein-coding regions in this window:
- a CDS encoding NAD-dependent epimerase/dehydratase family protein, translating into MDIRGKEILVTGGAGFIGSNLVIRLAKENHVYVLDDLQTGSLRNLSSVYDGIDFVKDRVANVNDYCFDPDYIFHIGLYSSSPMYKDNPHLVGELIKDMVSVLELAKRKKSTVVYASTSSIYNGVKPPHREDVIPFVTDFYTEARYATERISELYSKLYGINISAMRFFSVYGYNERSKKKFANLVSQFIWDMHDGKQPVIYGDGEQKRDFVFVDDVVDALINAAVYNTGFNVYNVGTGKNYSLNELVQKLNDHMHTDIKAKYVENPMAKTYVHETLADTKKSEEKIKFKAKISLDEGIDKLMKYYGY
- a CDS encoding GHMP family kinase ATP-binding protein, coding for MIITRTPLRITFVGGGTDLPDFYTRHGGSVVSAAINRYIYIIVNKKFDSKIRVSYSRTEIVDKVDEIRHPTVREALRLLELDGGIEILSISDVPSQGTGLGSSSSFLVGLLNALHAYKSEYVSNETLAEEAVKIEREILREAGGKQDQYMAAYGGIDLLQFFQNGEVRVKPIPLNTERLKYLRDNTALLYTGVERSSTDIHTDQISKIDDHIQEYLEMKKLAEEFAVKLYASDIKELGEIMDRNWMLKRKLSGKITNDLIDRLYIRAKELGAYGGKLIGAGGGGFLLFFIDHNKRENLKELGLRQMDYDFDFEGSRIIYYQDR
- a CDS encoding PadR family transcriptional regulator — protein: MNSDPTRERILHGLITLYILKELVKRPMHGYELQKSMFETTGQALPQGSIYILLKTMKERGFVISESSVNEKGQQLTVYHITDAGKKFLCDHSQALQLARKIIDDLLSTVDIIENRN
- a CDS encoding DUF3834 domain-containing protein, producing MEKIRIIAAPGPVSYPIIAARSDIFDIVFDKEQKGDIVLDSTVSLVKRGIKFNLSLIRGLSVISPQIGRKIAVWRRGSANDVLLKIALDLEKMRSDIVYAEDQKEILELLNSGKVDSAVLASPFGSGIRFEDLFRKHDLEMPGSCGAYVREDLIDTFAGEYRKGIEKMRSDPENTSKYVASVLPMKVDPKFIAGTILKSDVSPELVFDATAFAETVKKYLN
- a CDS encoding MFS transporter, encoding MSRENGGGLSFITMLVIIVSITFAVRGSNNMYMTEIPLIARYVFHYGEFFVGSISALAAVGTFLMSALINSRLRSRERRYVFIASSLIYAIIFPLFYLSNAITIWPVVFVAGFSLGALMPNIITSAGLLPDRKQRERLLSIYTLTLSISLVVGPALEGYLLGFMPLLKTFLVFSVFPVIVFALSFFLKFPDENGARKIQSGDVVRNHGFRAAVYNIMTYNIPFAFILTFGGIYAMSRFGVTYSTVTLMFASFFFTSFLSRMILAVRPPEDIWKLMMLSVVITTIGLIGIVESFNFLMLEVFFLLLGFPHGFTYPLSVISISRSFDMQARNAANSLFFSIMMAVGAVMPFASGGIVSAIGLRYSFAALIPVILILLYMLHHEMSLVSHGKISGGASPS